The stretch of DNA GTCCCGTCGCTCACCTCGCCGCAGACGGTGAGTTCGTCGCCCGTACGCAGTGCTCGCACGCGGTCGCGGAAGCGCTTGGTCGGCTCGAACGCCGCAGCCGCGATGGGGTCCCCTGATTCACCTCGAATCGGGACGAACACGTGGCCACCCTCCCGCGTTTCGGGCTGGCCGGCGACGACGCAGTCGACGCGGTAGGCACGGCCGTCATCGAGGGTCGCGAGGTCGTCGGTGGCCACGTCCCGAAGGTGGGCGTCGGTGCCCTGATTCGTCCGGAACAGTGCGGTGCGTTCGACCGGCTCCGAGTCGATTTTCGAAGCCATCTCCCGGAGTGCCTCGGGATCGTCGCCGCGGAGACCGTAGAGGATCGGCCCGGGCGCGCTGGGAACGCAGACCGCCTCCGCCTCGCCGCGGTCGACGGTGTCCCACGCCTCGGGGTAGGCGTCGTCGGCCGCCGCGAACAGCGTCTCCTCGTCGACCTCGCGCGGCGTGCCACAGCGGTCGAACTCGCGGTAGGCGATCAGCTCGTACGTCCACTCGGAGAAGGTGCCGGCGGCGCCGACTGCCGCGAGCGCGCCGATGCGGCCGTGGCCGCCCGCCCATCCCACGGTGTGGAAGCCGGCGTCGTCGGCGAGCGCGAGCGCGTCGTCGAGGTCGTGCATCTCGCGGACGGCGTTGCGGGCGAACTGAGTCACAGCGTCGGGAACCTCGGCGGCCTCACAGTCGGTGACGACGAGTCCCGGGGCGGTCCGGGGGTCGTCCGTCTCGGCCAGCGGCTCGAGTTCGTCGCGGGCGAGTTCGGCGGCACGGTCGGCGTCGAGATCGGTGTGGATCGCGAGCGCGGCGTTCCCGCGGGTCTTCCGCTCGACGGCGGGGTTGAGCCGGATCAGCAGTCGCTCGTCGACGCGCCCCCCCGCGGCCGCGATCCGCTCGGCGATCCGGGCCGCGAGGTAGGTCGTGCACATCCCCCGCCGTCGGGAGTCGGTGTCGTCGACGCCGATGATCGTCACGGAGGGAGGGAGGCGGTCGGCGGGCAAGGGGGTTTCGCGTCGGCCGGAACCTGACGGCCGGGGAGAGGTTTCTGCACAACGCATTTATACGACGAATCGTCTAAATTCGTCTATGAGCCGTACAGCGCTTATCGAGAACGTCACGGCGATGCTGCAGGACGCCGGGTTCCTCGTCAGCGAGCGCTGTGCGATCCGGCCCAAGAGCTTCGACGTCGCGGCCCGGCGCGGCGAGGAGCTCGTGCTGCTGAAAGTACTCGGGAACGTGGACGCGTTCGACGCCGCCACCGGGCGGGAGATGCGCCGGCTCGGGGAGTACCTCTCGGCGACGCCGATGGTCGTGGGGATGCGGACCCGCGACGAGGAGCTGAAGCCCGAAGTGGTGTACTTCCGCCACGGCGTGCCCGCGATGCATCCGGACACCGCGTTCGACCTGTTCGTCGAGGACGTGCCGCCGCTGATCTACGCGGCCCCCGGCGGGCTGTACGTCAACATCGATGGCGACATGCTCTCGGAGAGCCGACAGAAGCAGGACTGGAGCTTGGGGAAGCTCGCGTCCGAACTCGGGGTCTCCCGGCGCACCGTCTCGAAGTACGAGGACGGGATGAACGCCTCCATCGACGTGGCGGTGAAGCTGGAGGAGCTGTTCGACCAGCCGTTCACCTCACCGATGAACGTGATGGAGGGCGCCGAGGAGGTCCGCGACGCCGACCCGACCCCGGACCCACCCGAGGCCGACCCCGACGACGAGCACGTGGTGGGCGTACTGACGCGGGCGGGGTTTACGGTCCACCCGACCACGCGGGCGCCGTTCAACAGCGTGAGCGAGGACGAGGAACGCCGCGGCGGCGACGGCGCGAAGCTACTCACGGGCCACTCGGAGTTCACCCCCAGCGCCGAGAAGCGCGCTCGGATCATGTCCTCGCTTGGGCAGGTCACCAAGACGCGCTCGGTGTACTTCGTCGAGGACGAGGCCAGCCGGGAGTCCGTCAAGGGTACCGCGCTGGTGTCGTGTGACGAGCTCGGCGAGACGGACGACCCCGAGGCGGTTCGGGACCTGATCCGGGAGCGCGCCGCGGAGCCGGGCGAAGCCTGATTCTTTCGGGAAGTAACGGTTTCTCGGGTGGTTTCCGTCGGTGAGTGCTGGAACAGCGACTACTCCGACAGCGACCGCAACAGCAACTCGATCGTAGACCACTTGCGACCGCAGGGTGCCGGGCACGAGGCCCGGCACAGCACCGAGTCCCCGTTCCTCCCCGTCACCGCCGGCGCTCGCTCGTTTCACTCGCTCGCGCGATGGCGGCGACGCTACCACCGCCACCGCGGCCGTAACTGAGCCGTCGCTATCCGCTTAGTTCGCGAAAACGAGAGTCGAGAGCCGACCGCTTACGCGGCGCTGCCGTACGTCTCGTCGAGGTACTCAACGATGTCGTCGCTCTCTGGCATCCCCTCGACGCCGTGCTCTTCGTCGACGAGGACTGGTACGCCGGTCTGGCCCGAGATCTCCTTCACTTCGTCGCGCTTGTCGTGGCTGGAGGGGACCATCACCGAGTCGTACTCCAGTCCGAGCTCGTCGAGCTTGCTGGTCACTTTCGCGCAGTACGGGCAGCCTTCGACTTCGTAGAGCGTGATGTTCGCCATCGCTCGTGAGTAGGGGACCGCGACGCAAAAGGGCCGCGGCGGCGGCGAGCGCGCCGGCGAGTTCAGACGACCTGTTGCCGCAGCGATCGGGCGGCATCGGCGATCCGGTCGCGTTCGCGGACGGCCTCGGAGAGCCCCCAGCCGAACAGGATCAGCACCGCGCCGACGAC from Halolamina sediminis encodes:
- a CDS encoding tRNA(Ile)(2)-agmatinylcytidine synthase; this encodes MTIIGVDDTDSRRRGMCTTYLAARIAERIAAAGGRVDERLLIRLNPAVERKTRGNAALAIHTDLDADRAAELARDELEPLAETDDPRTAPGLVVTDCEAAEVPDAVTQFARNAVREMHDLDDALALADDAGFHTVGWAGGHGRIGALAAVGAAGTFSEWTYELIAYREFDRCGTPREVDEETLFAAADDAYPEAWDTVDRGEAEAVCVPSAPGPILYGLRGDDPEALREMASKIDSEPVERTALFRTNQGTDAHLRDVATDDLATLDDGRAYRVDCVVAGQPETREGGHVFVPIRGESGDPIAAAAFEPTKRFRDRVRALRTGDELTVCGEVSDGTLKLEKFAVRALDRTELATPTCPDCGNRMSSAGRDQGYRCRDCGTSAPRKVAVDVERDLELGWYEVPPCARRHVAKPLVRGGFDAPTHPER
- a CDS encoding transcriptional regulator; the protein is MSRTALIENVTAMLQDAGFLVSERCAIRPKSFDVAARRGEELVLLKVLGNVDAFDAATGREMRRLGEYLSATPMVVGMRTRDEELKPEVVYFRHGVPAMHPDTAFDLFVEDVPPLIYAAPGGLYVNIDGDMLSESRQKQDWSLGKLASELGVSRRTVSKYEDGMNASIDVAVKLEELFDQPFTSPMNVMEGAEEVRDADPTPDPPEADPDDEHVVGVLTRAGFTVHPTTRAPFNSVSEDEERRGGDGAKLLTGHSEFTPSAEKRARIMSSLGQVTKTRSVYFVEDEASRESVKGTALVSCDELGETDDPEAVRDLIRERAAEPGEA
- a CDS encoding glutaredoxin family protein, giving the protein MANITLYEVEGCPYCAKVTSKLDELGLEYDSVMVPSSHDKRDEVKEISGQTGVPVLVDEEHGVEGMPESDDIVEYLDETYGSAA